The nucleotide window AagggatggttttattttttagttagaaTTAAGTATGTTAAATTTTGTGTTTGAGGTATGATTTTGTAGATAGTCTTTATAGAATCAGAAAATTCAATTTCTagtttaaatgttttcattaggAATGGGTATTGAGtgatatcaaattattttttccctcctttaAACTTCTAATGAGTGACATTaatgaatttttatgttaaatcaattttatattcCTGAGAaaactcatttaatatttttctatttgattctgtttattaattttatttatttaggatttttatgtTTATGGTCATAATAAAattggcctttttattttttctttttcttttttgagacagagtctcactttattgccctcagtagggtgctatggcattacagctcacagcaatctccaactcttgggctatggtgttacagctcacagcaatctccaattcttgggcttaagtgattctcttgcctcagcctcctgtgtagctgggactacagatgtcccccacaatgcccggctattttttgttgcaattttcattgctgttttttagctggccagggctggtttaatcctgccacccttggtatgtggggccggcgccctacccactaagccacaggcactgcccaaagctcttttcttttttttttttttgtagagacagagtctcaccttatcgccctcggtagagtgccgtggcgtcacacagctcacagcaacctccaaatccttgggcttaggcgattctcttgactcagcctcccaagtagctgggactacaggcacccgccacaacgcctggctatttttttgttgcagtttggccagggctgggtttgaacccaccaccctcggcatatggggccggtgtcctacctgctgagccacaggcgccgccctacatttaGTTTTAATACCAAGTTTATATTAGGCCTACCAAATAATTTGGGAAGGATTCCCTGCTTTCTGTAATATTTCAGTTGTGTTAAggattgcctttctttttttttgagtgtgtTATATGACTCTTGTGTAAAACTGAAATggaccttttatttatttttcttgggaggggacaggaaaagaggacttaaaatttaaattttcattagatttaatgaataaatgtttatatatctcTTCAGATTTTCCATGTCATTAGGAGTCAGTTTGAGTATGTTAAATGTAatgtaaatattacataaaattatttattatatctgTTTTCAAAGTTATTGACAAAGTTCTTCAAGATAaagttttgtcttgttttttacttttaacattgtttatttgtaattttttttttttaagacagagtctcactctgtctcccagcctagagtgccatggccttaggttagctcatagcaccctcaaactcctgatcctcctgcctcaacctcctgagtagctgagagtctcactttggattggagccctcagtagagtgctgtgctagaattacagatgtgagccaccacaccaggcctatttgtaatttttttttttttgatcagtcgccaaagattttctgttttgaataatcttttctttttttttttttgtagagacagagtctaactttatcacccttggtagagtgctgtggtgtcacacagctcacagcaacctcaaactcttgggcttaagtaattctcttgacctcagtctcccaagtagtgggactccaggtgcctgccacaatgcccggctatttttttttatttttttattattaaatcacagctgtgtacattaatgcgatcatggggcaccatacactggttttatagactgtttgacacattttcatcacactggttaacatagcgttccggcattttcttagttattgtgttaagacatttatattctacatttactaagtttcacatgtacctttgtaagatgcaccgcaacacccggctatttttttgttgtagttgtcattgttgtttagcagacctgagctggattcgaactcaccagttcgaactcaccagcctggtgtatgtggctgttgccctaaaccctgagctacgggtgccaagccacatCAAGCACTtttgaggtttcttttctttcagtgctAATATTTTAGAAGTCATGATTTCCTCTTTGTTCTGTGAATAGTTGAGGAATGTGTTTGCAAACATACagggttttaaattatttttgttctttattttaatttttttacattgtgGTCAGAGATCATCATCTGTATGATAAGATAAAAATCACTTCacatcttttttcaaaaaagaatccTGCCAATCATGACTTTATTATGCTATTTTGCATGGAGGTGGGAGGAGACAGCTAATTTTTTAAGCTCTTGCTAATAAGCAGGAAGTCTCATAAGGATTTATACCTTTGGAAGCATGTTTATCAAATTATTATCAGAGCAAttattatttagaaagaaaatcatttagcaaagaaaatactttaCAGACCAAAAGTTTTACCAGATTCTACAGAGCATTGTCATAATAGCTGAAGTTGATGAATCATGAAAGAATCTTTTATCACAAATAACATTCACAAgaacagtttttttgtttttttggttttttttttgagacagagtctcacttattaacccttggtagagtgccgtggtgtcacagctcacagcaacttccaaatccttggtcttaggctattctcttgccttagcctcccgagtagctgggattacaggcgcccaccacgatgcccggctatttttttgttgcattttggccggggctgggaacctaccacactcggtatatggggccagcgccctactcactgagtcacaggtgccaccctcgcAAGAACAGTTTTATGACAGCAGGAAACAGAATAGGATAGTTAAGATTATGCCACACAACTCTGTATCCAAAACTGCGATGCTCTTGTTAATACTCTTCACTAAACGCTTTATCAGAACAAGCAGGAGAAAAGAACATCACTCCTTTCTTTCTGATACTccctccatgttttttttttttaaaagccataaaatgtagcaaaacaacagaatggaatcaggCCTGCTTTGCCTTCCCAGTGATTCTCAGGGAAAAGAATTATATCAAAACGGAGTtaggcttgcttctctttcacctTAACAACTGCACTGAGGGACTTGGCACAGGACCAGATTCTACCTTAGCAGGTCAGACCAGCTGTTAGTTAAGTTAACTGTGGACTAGTTTTATCcatcacagaaagagaaaaaccaaaGTTCTATGTATTTCACAGATGTATCATATGaatatcatgttttaaaaaacaatttttttaacctCATAGCCTTCTGTAATGCTTGGTGACTGTCCCACTGTCATCAGGGAAGTCCTGTGTAAAGGAAAGGGCAGGGTTGTGTCTTGGCCATGGAAGAAGCAGGACTCATCCTGTCGGAGCCTAATATCCCCTCAGGCCCCCCAACCCTTGTTACCCCCAAGTTGTTGCCAGAGACACACTCCACTGCATTTAAGCCTTCCCATCAGCTTCATCAGCACTGATTAGGCACATGAAATGCAGAGGTCTGGGGGTCACACTTTATTAGGACATTCTCTACAGATCTAGAGGAATGACCTGAGCAGAAAGAAAGGGCTGATGAAGAGGCCCTAAACCCTGCACAGGTGAAGGAGTCTCCAGGTGTGTAAAAAGTCAATTTTCTTGTGCAAGCCCAAGCAGGTCCTGGTTTTTCCTATGATGAATACTTTTCagctttaaagattttattttagatcCCACCCCGCTCCCCAAAGCCCACTGACTCTCAGGTTTGCTGATGTCCCAGGCACAGCCCCCCTGCCTCTGGTCCTCCTCTCGCCATGCAGAGAAGGCTGGGGGTCAAGGGCAGCTTTGGGGGTTAGAGAGCTGAAAGGCGTTAAGATACATAAGCACACACATCACTGTCCTGTTCCAGGCCAGAGATCACCTGCCCTCCCACCTCACTCCGGCACAAGGAGTTGCCCAAGGCCTTTCTGAGGGCGAGGGGAGGAGCTGGGTCTCAGGACACTCGGGTCTCCACTCCACCTCAGCTTTTCAAAGTCAGGCAGGAACCTTTTTTCCAGACGGCAAAGAAAGGGAAGACTTTGCCTGAGAAAGAGGCGGTGAAAGTGAAGATGGGAGCCTGGGTCTGGGTGTCCAGGAGAGTCACCCGCCCAGCCTCGTAGTCCAGGGCAACGCCCACGCCGCGCGGGATGTCGCTCTGCGGCAGGTCGGTGCCGGGGGAGGTGCTGGCCCAGCACTGCTGGTGCGAGAAGATCACGGCCCAGACGCCCTCCTTGGCGCTCAGGCCCATGTCGCCTTTCCTCCTCACCTGCTCCCCGGCCACCCCCACCATGCAGCCGCCGCGGTCTCCCAGCTGCACCTCCACCTGCCAGCGGTGGCGCCCGGAAGAGAAGCCCGGAGAGCCCAGCACCGCGGGGAGGCCGTCGAAGCGCAGGGGACTGCCGCGCAGGTTCCGCCCCTGCCCGGTGTACCTCACCGACTTCCTGTCTTTGGAGAGGACTAGGCTCCGGCTGGCGGTCTGAGGGTCCAGAGTGATGACCCCTAGAGGGAGGATAGCATGGACATCAACAGCTGACAGCAGCCAACCAAAAATGTCCCTAGAGCAGGTAACGACGTGAGTGGGGTCAGAAAGAGCACCGCCGTGTGCAGCCTGCCCCTGGCCGgcttctgtgagcctcagtttccccttctgttcCATGAGGACAGACAACGTTCGCTCTTCTACCTGACTGGCAGGTGGTGCTGTAAGGATTTGCTTCTCAGAGGGCGGTGGGTGGACCAGCAGCACCCATCCCTGTCTACTGGGAGGCGGTTAAAAAGGCAAATTGTTGCGCTCCATCCCAGACCCACTAAAtcagaatctgtgttttaacaagatccttaagtgatttttttctgcacatttaagtttgagaagcactgttttATATCAGAATGAGGTGACACTTGTAAGAACAATTTCTAAATTAAGGGCCAATTTAAAGTAagtgcttaaaaaaaatcatacagtatttattcATATCAATAAAGAATCTACCATTGTGTAATGTTAGTTACAAGCAACTAACATTAGCTGAGCATTTACTGTATACCAGATACTATACTAAGCTCTTTGcatgtattaattaatttaatcctcacagctaTTTAATATGGAGTAGGTCCAgtactattattactattttttccattttgttgatgAAGAAACTATGGGACAAAAAAAGCttaatattttccccagtgtctcaTATTTAGCAAGAGCTAGAATAGGGAATCCAAGCACTCGGGCTCAAGGATGCATGCATTTAACTGCTCTGTTTGCTGCCATGGATTGAATAGATGACTGAAAGAACAGCTCCCCAAATCCCCCTCTGTTTACCTGAATCTGTCTCCAAATGATGCGCCAAGTTTTCTGGGGGAAGCAGAAATAGAAAGATCTGTGACTTATTATTTCTTACAGGCCCCTCTAAAGGCAGGATGAGGACAGGGACAGGAGAAGGCTTGGTTTCTATTATGTTCTAATGGAAGAGAAGTGGTCTTCATTTTGCTGGACTCCCAGTCCAGTGCCTGTCTTTAGGGAGCAGAGGAGATACTCTAGGAAATGGTGCCCCTGAGTAAACTGAGATCACTGAGGGCAGACTTTGGGGAGGGATAATGTCTTGAGCCAACCTCAAAGGTGGGGAACGATGGAGATGGGTGACATGCAGAAGAGCAACTATTGCGAGTGGGGAAAGCTGTGGCCCTTTCCTCTTCACCTGAGAATGTCCTCATCATCTCTGGGAGGGCGAGTGTTTTCCTATGGAGATCGCGGATCTTCTTGACAAGTTCATGAGAAATGGTCTCTGTCCTCACAACAGTCTTTATCTCACGCCTGCAGACAAGTTGGTAACCAGCTAAGtccaaattacaaaaataatgtttGGGTGATATAGATCAAATGAGGCTAAAATCGTGTTAGGGAATGATTTTTCTGTCTGCAATGAATAATTTGGTTGAGTATCATTTCTTTACCTTTGCTGGAAATGTGTAGTGACTAAAGTAAGAGGCACTTTAATTAGACCTAAAAGGAACTAATCATGTAATCACGCTTTAAGAACTGGAGGTAGGCTTTGTAGGAGAATGTTTGGGTTTGTGAGGGCTGAGAGGGGCAGAGATCAGTTACCTCTATCTGAAATACAGTGAAAAACAGTGTGCTGTTTATAAAGGGAAAGAGGCTAGAAGAGAAGGTGGGGGGCTggggaagataaaagaaaaaatatattggaaTGAAAAAGCCCTTAATTTTGGTTCCAGCTTAGTCCTTGTTAGGCATTGGCTATATGACCGAGAGCAAGCTTTTCACTCCCTTACAGATCTCTTTGAAAAGTGTGTGCGCCTTCCTTATTCGTAGGCACCTGAGTTTTATACCTCCTACATACCAGTAGGCACAAGCACATGACAAGCATTCCCTAGCTATATGTCTCTTCTCATCTCAGTGCAGTGCCTAAAGCTTACAGCAGAAAGGAAAGGGCAGGGGCATGCATTTATAATACCTCCCAGCTCCTGGTGGCTGGTCCTTTCATAGCAACATCAGAAAATGCTTAAGGAAACAGGAGAAGTAGAGtgggaaaaatgaatgaaagaacagaCTAGTTTTCCCAGATTCCatgcttattattttcttttctttctatttttctcttttttttttttttttttgagacagagtctcactttgttgcttctagtagagtgctgtggcatcacagctcacagcaacctcaaactcttgggctcaagtgagtctcttgcttcagtctcccaagtagctaggaccataggcatctgccacaatgtccggctatttttagagacaaggctcaggctgtggctcaggctggtctcaacctcctgagctcaggcaatccacccacctcccagagtgctaggattacaggtgtgagccaccacgcccagccatacttattattttctccagaaaatatttccatttcaaataatattttaaatagtgtTAGGTACTAATAATTTTACAGACTAAATAGATGTTCCTGGATCAGCCTTAAAGCATGATTATTGCTTATAACTtcaattataagagaaaaaaatgtgtctaTAATACTGAGAGTTTTGATCAGGTTAAAAATGAACTTTCCATAAGTTTGgactgtgtatgtgtatatgtgtgaatgTGCATGTGAGTGAATGAGGCAGTGTGTTTGTCAGAGTGCTTTTGCCTTTCTGGGGTATAGGAGGTGGGTGGCAGTGAGAGCCCCTCCCTCTTCACTCTCTGCATTGAACATAAAGGAGGCAGGACTGGGTGGTGGGTCCTACCTGCTCTGGTTGACTCTGACATCCTACAAAAGAAGACAAGAACATGCACTTAGTTTCCATATGTCCTCCTGTCAGGGATTCTGTACAATCTTTCTTCCTTGAAATATCAGCTCAAAACTCTCCTCTAGAGATTTATATCTATTTAATTACCTACTCATTAGACCACTCTTTTACATCGTGCTTTCTTACTAATTTGGGACTTTGTGGTAAGTTAATTTATGCTGATTTCTCTGTCTTAACCTTATCCTGTGGATGGGTACTGCCTCGAACCTTTAAAAAGTGATGGTAAAGGGTAGCACCtatgcctcagtgggtagggcactggccccataactgaggatggtgggtttgaacccagccccggctagtTAAATCAGcggtgacaactgcaacaaaaaagccaggcattgtggcaggcacctgtggtcccagctacttgggaggctgaggcaagagaatcgcctaggcccaagagttggaggttgctgtgagctgtgatgctacagcactctactgagggcaacaaagtgagactgtctcaaaaaaaaaaaaaaaaaggtaaacaggGGTCAGCCTTGAGTTATCAGCTGGGTCTGATGTAATATCACATAATGATAACCACGGtaggcaccatttattgagttctCTCTGTGTACCAGGGACCCTGCTAAGCATTTTATATGGAttgtttcttataatttttacGATAATCCTATGGACAGGgatgctattattatccccatgttTAGAGAGGTCAAGAGATTTACCCAAGACACACTATTAGAAGAGCTGACACTCAAACCCAAGACTGTCTGATCCCAAAACCCTTAGCATGACCACAGTATTCGGCCTGGACAAGTCTCCAGGCCCTCTGGATCCATATCTCCATAACCTCTCTAGGCCAGATAACTATCAGTCCTTTCCTTTAGAAATAATCTCCACTTCCCTCTCCTGCCTCTCTCCAGCCCATCACACGGCACCCCTTTCCCCTGGAGTCCTTCTCTATCCTCTGAAGTGGTGGGGTGTCTCTCACTTGTAAAAGCTCACTTGCTGGCTGCTGACACTTCTCctccagctctgtgacctgggCTCCAAGCTCAGCAACCTCCTCAGAGACCTTTGCCATGTACTCAATCTTCTCCTTCCAAATCTGCTTCTCTAGCTCTCTCAGCCTGGCCAGCAGGAGACACCGCTGTTCCTTCAGGTCCTGCTCCAGCCTCTCAAAAGCTGCTTCTATCTGTTGCTTCTTGTTTTCAATCTTAGCCTGCAGGGGTAGGACAGACATGGTTAGGAAGGGGCTCAGAGCTAGCTTCTGGGAGGATCATCTATATTATTATTCATTAGAAGAGATAGGGAACAAGTTGTTCCAAGACACCTTATGGAAAAGTAGGTAGATTGTAAGGTGAACTTACTAATGATGAAGGCTGGGCTATTTTCTGAACTAGAGTTTCTAATAATAATGCCATATTATCCTCTAAGAGCCatgtttcacttttaaaaaatctttctgcAGCTATGATACCATCTTAACCCTACCATGCCTTCATAGACTTGAGTGAGAAAACCTATAGTCATTTCTTAAAAACCAATTGAggcggcttggcacctgtggctcagatggctaagatgccagccacatacacctgagctggtgggttcaaatccagcctgggcctgccaaataacagtgatggctgcaaccaaaaaatagccgggcgttgtggtgggcacctgtagtcccagctacttgggaggcagaggcaggagaatcgcttgagccctggagttggaggctgctgtgagctatgatgccatggcactctacccagggtgatagcttgaggctctgtctcaaaacaaacagaaaaacaattgaGGCAAAAGGAAGTTGTAATTAGAACCAACACAACTTAGTGGAAGAGTGTGAGATTGGTCTTAGCCATGAAGGTCACCATGTACAGGGCATCCATGGGTACTTTGACAGGAGTTAAGGGATGCTGGAGAGATCTTCCTGGACCCACACTCTGTCTCTTGGTCAAGGTACCAGAGATTCCCACATTGAATTTCCTCCTTCATAATTGTGTAGCATGAAGAAAAAAGTGAGAGGGAGCCAGATATAGCCACACTATCTGCCCCCTGTTCTCGAGGTCAGCCTTGAGGTCAGGATTAGAATCCAGACATTAATATACACCTTTCGATCCTAAGATTCCCATCTGCAGATGGTGTGTTCAGGTAGACAGACTTGGGCAGGTAGAGCAATGGACTAAGGGTCAGGAGACACAAGTGCTAGTCATTTCATCATGAACTTGGGCTTTGGCATGTGGCCTTGGGAGCATCACTTTCCTAGACTTTTCCATTCTGTaaaaaatggcaaataagatggATCTTGAATTAGAAGATGTCAGAACTACTTCCAGTGCTGATGTTCTGAGATCCCAAAGGCCCTTGTACAATGACAGGAAGGTGAATGAGAACAGTTTGTTAGTTCTTTCCAGCCAGACAACAGGCACTAACCAACAGGCTTCCCCAGAGTCTGTTAAGAAAACCCCAAAGGAGAAAGTGGCCAATAATGTGGCCTTTACCAGAAGCACTTGAAGCTTCTGGTCTTCTTGATACtttatgttctcaatttcatcTCTTTCTACAATCAGAGCTTCTAGCCGACTCCTGAGACGATCCTGTGGGGAGGAGAATGGGCAGAAAGAGGTACATTAATAATTCAATTCACAGACGTGAGTTGTCTACCACATTCCAGGCACACCACTGAGTGCTGAGGGATTCAGAGATAAAAGATATCTCCATCTCAGGCGGGAGTAGGTTGTGAGTGATTAAAATATAGATAGAAAAATGTAATAGTCATAGTGTGTGCACAGTCAAATCAGAAGGATGGTTCTGCCTGGAGGATTAAGGGAACCAGAATACATTTACAGTGGGCCTTGAAAGAATAATTTCCAGTTGGCCAGAAATGCtcctgaactgtatacttaaaactgattaaaatgataaaagagaaaaaaggggtgggaggtgggtaggAAAGCATTCTAGGAGGAAGAAACTGTGTAAAAAAGATTAGAAACAGAACAAATAAGCTGCAGATGCAGCTCAGTCTGGCTGGATACATGGCGCTGAGGAGGGTGGCTGAGAAAGAAGACTGGACAGCGAGGCAGGAGCCTGACTGCAAAGGGCCTGAGTGCCCTGCTAAGACAGTGGACTTTCTCTGGGCACTAGGGATCCATGGAGGGATTTTGAGAAGGGAAGTGACATGATTGGATTGGCTTCGTGTTTTCAGAGGATCTCCCTCTGATAGATTGGAGGGCAACTGGAAAGGGTGAAAATGGAGACAAGGAATGCACTAGAGACTTCAAAACAGGGGTCAGAGATGGGGAGAGCCTGGCTGTGGGAATAAAGCAGAGTTCAAGATTCTAAAGATGTTTCTGAGGAAACCACTTTCAGACCAAGTGACTGGATGATAAGAGAGAGATCTGAGAGGCAGGCAAGATAGTGTCCCCAAGACCAGGTGGGAAATTCTCATAATGCTGGACTACTGCCACCTTCCCCTTCTCAGCAAGAAGAGCAGCGCTTGCCGGTTGCCCTTGTCTGTTCCTCTCTTTCCTCTGATCTCCAGAGATCAGGGTCTTGTTAATCCCATATCCAGTCTAGGCCCTGGGAGAACAAGTTCATCTTGTCTATAACCTGCAGGAGATCCTACTCTGCACGG belongs to Nycticebus coucang isolate mNycCou1 chromosome 9, mNycCou1.pri, whole genome shotgun sequence and includes:
- the TRIM15 gene encoding tripartite motif-containing protein 15 isoform X2; the encoded protein is MLWALPKARSLWLPPAQFDRKRLLPISPHPLWTRDSQKPHLPVTSWCALLPTPGTEGARRSTQSAYLPPTGKFQGKEIRVDEGKGPSGQAGEGIVMPSTPTLQVVHEGANCPACTRRREDAVTTTCGHTCQLCLLPPSQMGAQPSGKILLCPLYQEEEQSEAPMAPVPLGSLEETYCKEHGEKIYFFCEKDAEFLCVFCRESPSHQAHPMGLLDEAIQPYRDRLRSRLEALIVERDEIENIKYQEDQKLQVLLAKIENKKQQIEAAFERLEQDLKEQRCLLLARLRELEKQIWKEKIEYMAKVSEEVAELGAQVTELEEKCQQPASELLQDVRVNQSRKLGASFGDRFRGHHSGPSDRQPEPSPLQRQEVGEVHRAGAEPARQSPALRRPPRGAGLSGLLFRAPPLAGGGAAGRPRRLHGGGGRGAGEEERRHGPERQGGRLGRDLLAPAVLGQHLPRHRPAAERHPARRGRCPGLRGWAGDSPGHPDPGSHLHFHRLFLRQSLPFLCRLEKRFLPDFEKLRWSGDPSVLRPSSSPRPQKGLGQLLVPE
- the TRIM15 gene encoding tripartite motif-containing protein 15 isoform X1 — its product is MLWALPKARSLWLPPAQFDRKRLLPISPHPLWTRDSQKPHLPVTSWCALLPTPGTEGARRSTQSAYLPPTGKFQGKEIRVDEGKGPSGQAGEGIVMPSTPTLQVVHEGANCPACTRRREDAVTTTCGHTCQLCLLPPSQMGAQPSGKILLCPLYQEEEQSEAPMAPVPLGSLEETYCKEHGEKIYFFCEKDAEFLCVFCRESPSHQAHPMGLLDEAIQPYRDRLRSRLEALIVERDEIENIKYQEDQKLQVLLAKIENKKQQIEAAFERLEQDLKEQRCLLLARLRELEKQIWKEKIEYMAKVSEEVAELGAQVTELEEKCQQPASELLQDVRVNQSRREIKTVVRTETISHELVKKIRDLHRKTLALPEMMRTFSENLAHHLETDSGVITLDPQTASRSLVLSKDRKSVRYTGQGRNLRGSPLRFDGLPAVLGSPGFSSGRHRWQVEVQLGDRGGCMVGVAGEQVRRKGDMGLSAKEGVWAVIFSHQQCWASTSPGTDLPQSDIPRGVGVALDYEAGRVTLLDTQTQAPIFTFTASFSGKVFPFFAVWKKGSCLTLKS